GAATGAGAGGTCATTCGAGAGATGAAGATGAGGAGGATGAGCTGTTCTCTGAGGAAGACTCTTTGTGAGTTCAGTCATTGCACATCACTTCTGTGAAATGAATCTTCTCGTCTGTGAGATGACTTTGTGAATGGGATGTTCCAGGTTGTTCCTGAACGACATGGATCCATTCAGCGTTCCCGATCACCTGCGAGGTGAGCTGGCAGAGTTTGAGGAGCAGTATGCCGGATCAGCACACCGAAGCCATTACGAGAGAATTCTGGACAATCACCCCGACCCGACTAAAGAGAGTTTATATGAGTACGTGTCGTCTGTACTTGTGCTCTGGACTGATTGTGACGATGTTGTTGTAATAGCGTAGAAAAACAGTGATGGTTTTCAGACATCTCAGATGGTTTTGACTTGCTGATGCTGATGTGTGAttaaacattgacagccaatcagaatccatcctgatttaaagagctcaagcatttaaagtggcagatgacaaaactgcagcgccgTTAATAGTTATCGCTATAGTTACCGTTCTTGCTGTGAACGAGCCTTAAGATAACCTCACCTTTCATGACTCTCTGGTTCTGCTGTTCTTTAGTTATTTTGCTCAGATTCTGGAGGAACACGGGCCGCTGTGCGCCTCAGACCCGCTGATGGTCGGCGAGTTGGAGAACTTTCCTCCGGAGGCGCAGCAGAAGATCGCAGACGCCGGCGGACTCAAATCCTTCCTGCTGGAGTCTCTGCGCTTCACTATGACGGACGACCTGATCGGACTGATGAAGCACGCCGTGTCTCTGACCGATAACGGCCAGCTGCCGTCACACCTCAATCCGTCCGCCCAAGAGTTCTGGCCGCATGGAGACGCCTTGAGTGAAGCCGTGGCACAGATCAGTTTGGTTTCTTTCGATAACACAGATGAGCCTGTGTCTTCGGATCCATTCCCGCTTCTCCCTGATCCGTATGATTTTGAGTGTCCCATCACAGATTATGACTATTTGACAGCAGACATGATGGACGCGGCTGCTGAGAAGCACGTTTGCAACATTATAGAGACGAGAGAGGACAAACACACagccgtgtgtgtgtgggtaAGATGTGCCACATGATAGGAATGTCATCAGGATCAGTGCCCtctctgacctctgacccttGCCTCTTACAGGATTTTGCAGACCGTACAGATGTTTCTATCAACACAGAGCCTTACGCTTCCTTCGAGAGAAACAATGTGAGTGACGTTGTGTAATTTAGTGTCATGCTGTAGTAGATGCTGTAGTTTTTAGTAAGTTTGAGTTataataataaccctggttCAGGACATGATGTGAGTGTTagtcaagtcagctttatttctgcAGCACTTCATACAATACAGatggtttcaaagcagcttcacagtaataaacagaaaaataacagaattgatgatgcaaacttcatcaaatatgagaagATCAATTTAGTTCAAGTTTTGTTCCCATCTAATAGTCAAAttgataatattactgaatattaagtgtctttgtGTTTAAAGTCTGCACGAAACCACATTCACAGCCACTTGTACTTCTGCAGTCTGATATATTTAGGATGTCACATGCATGCAGGACTGTGAATACACAGTGAATGTGAAGCATCAAGTGCAGTGCATTACCTCCCTACTGAAACTAGTGACCCATTGGTTAACATTTATCCAGTAGCATCAGGCCTGCCAAAAAGGAAAGTAATGTCCATGTTTCTTCCAGGGCGACATGATGcagaaagagaaacagaagCTGCAGATGTTGAAGAAGCTCCAACAGATGAAGGACGATCATGTAGCCGTCCAGCAGAAGAGGGCCGAGGAAATATCAGCGCTTCAGGAGGAAACCCAGAGAATCACACAGACCATGCAGGTAGAGAAATGGCCGTCAAGATCTTCTGAAGCATTTCTGTGGTTCTGCAGCTCAGACGTACGTCTGCGCTTGTGTTCAGATCGCCAGCGCAGAGCTCGCCATGTTCCAGCAGAAACTAGAGGAGGAGGTCAGGAAAGACCAGCAGGAGAAGAAGGAGAACCAGGAGACTCTGAAGAACCTGAAGATGGAGATCAAAGATCTGGCAGATTTACATGATAGGTCAGACATGCACTCAGCTGATCATTGAGAATGATGCGCACAGGAAACGCACACacttctcacacacacacacacacacacacacacacacacacactcacttctcacacacacactcagccgCTGTTTTACTGCTGAATGAAACTGTTTGTTTTCTCTAGTTACATCAGAGACATCAATGCCAAGAATAAAGAGTATCAGACTGAACTGGAACGATTCCTGGACGTCAAGTGAGTGTGAAAATATGCAACATTTAGACGAACTTTGAAGAGTAAAGGttgaagggttttttttttccaattttaaaatatctctTATCTGTGTCACCTAGCTTCTGTAACCTTTAACATTACActtttacatgttacatgtacacGTAGACCTGTCGCAACTATTGGTTATTTGATCTAATCACAAGTTGTGCAGTTTAAATTTCAATCATGTTTTGCCATCCAAGTAAGGGAAATTATTTTgcagttatattatattacatttattatattatacataactaattaattaaatatgattattaaagtaaatcattttataaaaatgaaagtaaataatAAGTGCCTATTAGGGATGCCCAGAGGTGATCTCAAGGATTGGTATCGGttaggcatttttttttaactgatcgGTATCGGCTATCCTAAGCCTGATCCTAATGTAATAATGCGTTTCCTTATTGTAACGTCTACTGCAGTAACCAGCTATGTAACGTGTCTCTCCTGTATGTAACACGTGTCTTCTATGTAACTCATGTCCTGCAGTAACCAGACGCCTCTGCGTAACGCGTGTCCTGCAGTAACGGTGTCCTTTACGTAACCCGTGTCCTGCAGTAACCCATGTCTTCTGACGGGTGTCCTGTATGTAACGCATGTCCTCTATGTACCGTGTGTCCTGCAGTAACCAGTGTGCGGCCGAGCGGATGAGCCTAGAGGAGGAGATCAAGAGGTTCAGAGACGCGTGTGTGAAAGCACAGCGGAGATCCACGGCGGCTCAGGTGAGATTTCAGCATCAGCTGGTGTGTTTGTCATCGTCTGACGCTGAAGTGACGCTGGTGTTTGTGTTCAGCTGTGTGTCCTGCAGAGCCGACGGGAACATACGCTGCGGCGGCTGAGGATGAGTGTCTCTGAAAGCCAGATGATAGTCAAACACATGACGGAGGCGTCGCTCAGGTACAGCAGGTTTCCCACACAGTCCATCAGGAGAGATTCAGAAGTGTGCTGTACTCGTGTTGTGTCTGATGCTGGTTTGTGCTGCAGTTTCCCCGCCGCTGTGCTGCTGTCAGCCATAGACAACTGGAAGAGACACGTGTGTGACATGGAAGACAGAATCAGCAGGACTCAGGtgaacatatattaaatattgaagagaTAAAAGTATAATGAATGTGTAATTGATTAGCTTAATCAAAATGCTCCTCTAGAGctatttttctagctgactgtcgagtttatggtcaccgaatggctttcctgaggtaaatgtgacgttatgtgACATTGTTCTCAAGTTGTTTTATTGACGTTTTATTGACGCAAGACAtgtttcatttcagtaagttgttctATATCATTTAGCActcttctgatgttcattcatgtttatttgctgcTGTAACTAgaagtaaagaggaagagatgatcggttcccCTGAGgagctacagcgatctgtcaccgCACAGGACAgagagacaaaaacacatttattgactgaattTAGTGataaaactgacagaatttgaaagctgagactgtttcatattaaaagtatcaaagcttattgtgattattggatggcaggagctacaaataatgtttagtgaagttttgttcacaCATCGGCTGAAAACAGCATCTAGAAGATTAGttttgggatttaagaatcaaaACGAGAATGGGTTAATTGATCTCGTCAGCCCAGTTCTACTGCAGATACGTTAGTAGTGTCCCATCACTACGTTAGTTACTACATCACACCATTACAGCTGCAGGTCAGTCTAAGAACGGGTCAGCTCATCAAAGAAGACCTTCCTGATTCATGAGCTTCATCGCTTCTGACCCAGAGACCCCTAATGTAACACTGCTGTtctttaaacaatatttaatcTTTCATAAACAATATTATGTTGGTGTCTTAGTGAGATCCAGAACAGTGTCGACGGAGAGACGTTTACGCTTgtttaatgaatatatatatatatatatatatatatatatagatatatagatatatagatatagatatatagatatagatatatatatagatgcaACAGTCAACCAAAAACACAACCGGGTGTTTCTTTACACAAAACATCTCTAGACATTATTTTAATCAgtatataataatgttttgcaTGTTTTGTGTCACATGAAGCTTTTTTCCCATCAGTGTTTTTTGTGAAATTCGTTTGAACGGTTTGTTTGTTTCAGATGGAGTTTGACGCACAGATGGATGAGGTGAAGAAGGGCACTAGACTGTGTTCACTGCCTGATATCAGCATCCCCAGTGTCCCCACTGCGCCCGCACTGCCGGTAAGAGCTCGGCTCCTTCATggcctcatcatcatcatcatcatgatgTTCAGGCTCTGCTGCAGGAATGTTCTGGCTTCATTGTGAATCTCATTAGCAGTGTTCATATGTACTGTCAGTGTGATCATGAAAGATTGTGTTTTCTGCATTATAACATGAGATATTTCTGGCTTTCAAGCAGATTTGTCGGATGCTTGTGCTTTATATATGTTTCACATTTACAACACCTGGATTCTCTGGTGAAACACTTTTCCTCACATCATCTCCACATTTCATCCCTGCCTTTTTGTGtggttatttctgaatgtagaAAAATTTAAGCACTTTAACAAGTGTGAATTATTTTCTGATAATGAACATTACGCCACACGTAACCTGTTACTGAAAGACAGATCATTCCCATATGAAGACCACGGCCCGTCGCTGCCGTGGCTggtgggatatttttttaagGAGTGTTTTGTGTCCTGTAGGCGATTCTTCCGGCTCCAGTTCCTCAGCAGTCTGGCTCACACTTCTACGGCCCGTACGGGTCACTGCAGCCCACCCGGACCCCCACGCCCACAGGACGGGTCACGCCGCAACCCGCTGAGAGGCTTCCTGAAGAGCCTGTGAGCCGCCGGCCCTCGGCACCGCAGCACCTGACTGTGTACGAACGCATCCTGGAGCGGCTCAACATGATGTTCCCTCATTACAACAGGTGCTGATCCATTCAGAACAACACACAACAACCAGAGCTGACACTGACACACACCGATATACACAAACGCTGACACACACCGATACACACGAACGCTGACACACACTGATACACACAAACGCTGACACACACCGATACACACAAACGCTGACACACACCGATACACACAAACGCTGACACACACTGATACACACAAACGCTGACACACACCGATACACACAAACGCTGACACACACTGATACACACAAACGCTGACACACACTGATACACACAAACGCTGACACACACCGATACACACAAACGCTGACACACACCGATACACACAAACGCTGACACACACCGATACACACAAACGCTGACACACACCGATACACACAAACGCTGACACACACTGATACACACAAACGCTGACACACACCGATACACACCAATACTGACACACAATATATagtgaagtgtaatttattcctgtgatcaaagctgaattttcagcatcattactccagtcttcagtgtcacatgatccttcagaaatcattctaatatgatgatttgatgatcaagaaacatttatgattattatcaatgttgaaaacagttgtgctgattcatatttttgtggaaaccgtgatacattactattcaaaagttaggggtcagatttaaattcattaattcatcaaagatgcattaaactgatcagaagtgacagtaaagacatttataatgttacaaaagattctatttcagataaatgctgttcttttgaactttctattcatcaaagaatcctgaaaaataaaatttgtcatggtttcaataaaaacataaagcagtaaaactgttttcaacattgatgataatcataaatgtttctcaagcagcaaatcatcatatcagaatgatttctgaaggatcatgtgacactgaagactggagtaatgatgctgaaaattcagctttgatcacaggaataaattacactttactatatattcaaatagaaaacagctcataataatatttcactgttttcactgtatttttggtcaaataaatgcagaagaGACTTTCAGAACATTAATCTGGTTACGGCTCCAGACCGTAGAGCGCTAGTGTTAGTCGAGCTGGTTAACAGCGGTGTGTTTGTCTCTAGGCTGGTGTTGAACAGGTTCATTCAGGAGGTTCGCTCGTCCAGTGGAGGCGCTCTCGACACACTGACCTATGATGACGTCATCAACCGCGTGGCTCAGCTGATCCTGGACCATCAGGAGAACACGCGTGTACgtaaacctctctctctctctctctctctctctctctctctctctctctctctctctctctctctctctctctctctctcgtgttTGTTTAGCTCTGGAGTGACGCTCTGTTCTCTGTTGTGTGCAGGAGCGCATGAGCGTCACGGATCGCGCGAGTCCTGCATCTGACACCAGAGTCACGCCACCGCTCACACACGTGTGGAAGAACGTGTCGGACAAACATCGCACTTCGGCACTGGCGGTAAGAATTAACTGTAACCTGTTATTGTTCTGCATTTGTGTCTGCTACAGaattatttcactgtttttcttATCGTGCCGCCCGCTGTGTGTTCATCACACCTGCACTGTTGTAAGCTGTTCATTATTGAGTTGAGTTGGTCtaacctgtgtgtgtgcgcgtgctgTCAGCTGAACATGGAGGATCCGTGTATCATCTGCCATGAGGACATGAGTACTGAGGAGATGTGTGTGCTGGAGTGCCGCCACAGTTTCCACAGAGAGGTCAGAGCATCTTCTGAGCGTTAGTCTGATGTGTGTTTAAGTGTTTCATGCAGactgtgactgtgtgtgtgtgtgtgtgtttcagtgtaTAAAGTCGTGGCTGAAGGAGCAGAGCACGTGTCCCACCTGTCGAGAACATGCGCTCTTACCGGAGGACTTTCCCCTGCTGCCCGGCCGACATCGCAAGAGTCACACGCCCGCGACTGCATTTCACTGAGACGACCGCTGCGTCTGTATCATCTTTATTAACCCACATTCAGAGTAAAAGTTCGGTTTTGGGTGATTTAGGGACCAGTCGGTGATGTTTTATTTCCAGAACACATCTATGTTTTCATTCCTGTAATAAAGTTCATTTGCATGAACTGATTTTACTCATCCACTTTTACCTTTTATTGCCATTTTATCTTAATTTTACTTCATTAAACATTTGACCAAAGAACAGTCCTGCTGTGTTGTTTCAGACGGTAGCAGCGATAAATGTTGCTTCCACAGATAAGGGTTTCATGGAAAAAGCAAATTAATCAAATCGGATTGTAAAACTAGAATAAGTGTTTTATATTGATAATGAATATAAACACTGTTATAAAGCACACAAAGATGGTCAGATGTCTTCATATGAAATCAAGACTCGTGGGTTTAATTAGACTGCATTACATtatcattaatataatattctaAATTATTTTCACAGCATTAAAGTAGATCATAATAggcatatttttattatatatatatatatatatatatataattccaagtaaacaaacacattatgcTTACTCTGTAAGtgacatgaacaaaacatttatttttttgacaatCATCAGCACAAAATTCATGATCATGACAGGCCTAACTTTAGCTTCAGCTGACAAACATCTGAGAATCACTGCGTTACATGATGcccaaaaacattcaaatcagtttgtttaaaaaaaaaaaatccacaaatgACACTGAATCTcagggcctgtaccatgatggtagttgaacaaactcagggttataggattagtttcgagttgacaaaaccaaaccactccaatctggctttgttggtaccataaTGCTTATCATCAACTTTCtttgtcaactcaggctttgatcctgagtttgtggagcgcgtGCACATGAATGCGTGACGTCGGtggtgaacagccaatcacatgccttgcaacagagaGGAAACTATGATTCACTTCTTGCGCGAGAGCCAGCgcgattcaaaactcttttgctgaaggTGAAGAGATTTTAGAAAATGAAGTATTTAAACTCATTTACACTAATGAAAATACTTGTCCATGAAAGAGGACAAATAAATGATCTTGCTCTATCAGTGCAAGTGAAACTTATgttagtttatatagttgatAATATATAGAGATAGAGACTCAAACAAGTAAAGTAGTGTAGTcatattaaagtttatttacagcttatttatattacatatgatctgtatatattaatattcattgaaACTAAATGCTTAACTGCTAAACTAAAATTCCTTGTGTGTAttggattaataataatatatatcatataattatataaatcataaaatagtaattatcattaaagccagacaatttctttgttaaatattttttttttttactatatttaatTTGGAGGacgagaaactgggggagtgaCTTTATTGCGATGGATGTGTCAGTTCATTTAGCTCACATCCGACTGGCccaatttcggtttgagatctctgaaccagaacataacctgccctGGAGCAGGATTGCCGtggagcgtaagttactatggtgatgaacaccgctaaaagccaagtcactttcatggtacctaaaacccaggattggcgcaaactaatctgaaacttacctggctagccagctaatccggcttcatggtacaggccccaggtGAGCGGATGAgtttaataaacacttttaCTTTACAGGAGCAACAGTCCATATTCACTCTTGATCAAAAGTGTCTTTTAATGTAATTAACAGTGAGTAGAGCAATTTTTCAttcatagtaaaaaaaaaaaaaaaaaaactcttgcaACAAATCTAAAGGCTTCAGATGTTGATTTTGGACTCAAACTCTGACCAGCTTCAGTGGGAAGTTTTCTGTTATCAAATGATCGTCGTGAAGAACAATCACAATGTTCACCTCAAATTCTAGAAGGGAAGAAAGTAaatctttaaatgcaattacaaacaaatccagtactgaaaaaaaagagaaaaaaaaaagatccttACCGACTTTAAAGTTGGTGGTTTCAAGTGTGGGGCAGGTGAAGAGCCGAGGAAACACCATGTATATGGGGATGGAGAGGCCGTGACAGACGTCTCCTTCAGCTATCTGGATGTTCTGGATCTCTGTGGCGTCTCTAGCGTATCCCTCCGCGCAGCCTGAACACATGCAGGTAACACTGAACACAGTGATGTAACACTATCCTGAACACTGATGAATGCGCTGATCTGTCACTGGATGGGTTTAAAGCTGAACATCAGCAATGTGTTTCTCACCGCAGGTCTCCACACGGACCAGCTGCAGCTCGATGCTCTTGATGGGGACCTCTGACCTCTCCACCACCAGCTCGCCGGTCAGAGGTCGCGTGATCGCGCAGCTGGTGGCATCCAGGTGACCTTTGATCAGGAACTTGGGTAACGAGGtcctctgtggaacacaaaaccaCACACCCGTGAGACCGCCTGACGAGTTCAGCCGATATATATTTGTCAATTATAAACTTTGAAGATGTCAACAATGTCCGTGCCTCTCTCACGTTCTGCAGTGTCTCTGGTGTGATACTGAAATCCACCGGATTCAGCTGGAGCTTCGACTTCTGTGGCTGCAAACACACACTTGCTGTTACTGTCTGGATTCTGTCGAGCATTGACTGTATTTCATTATATGTCGTGTCTGACCTGGCAGTGCACCATGAATTCGCAGGTCTTGCTCAGGTCTTTGGCGAGCAGCGAGCGTCTCATGTCGCAGCGGAGCGTGTACTGGAACAAAATCACAACACGTCACATCAGTGTCGTCATGGCAGCGGACCAGGCCGTGTGTGACGCTCGCTCACCTGTATGTTGACGAAGACGCCGTGGTACGTCTCGTACAGGACTTTGTTGCCTTTGGCCTGCAGTGGAAACTCAAACGGGATCTCGGTTCTTCCCGCGGGAAATTTTCCTGGTTTCACCACCTCCATGTTGCTGGACACCAGCTGAATGGGCTGAAGGACCGATTCAACATCATCAGACGCTTTATTTCTACAGAGCtttggactgtttcaaagcagcttcacagtgatgaACAGAATCAATGAGGCAATCTTCATCAGATATGAGAGATTCCGCAGTAAAGCAAACtttagttttgtgtgtgtgtgtgtgtgtgtgtgtgtttacacgtTTTTTTATCCCGGTGGGGACTTCAACCTGAATGCACACAGACTCATGGGAACTTGTCACCGTTGGGACCTAAATTgaggtccccatgaggaaataAGGTTATAAATCACACGgattgaggttttttttttaattcaaagtgTGTGGGAGTGTTTGAGGCAGAAAGTGTTCTCTTTTCTGTAGGTtaaggggttagggttagtgtaagggaagtttgtacagtataaaaaccattatgtctatggaatcaCCACAAGGACGGTAAACCAGacatgtaagtgtgtgtgtgtgtgtgtgtgtgtgtgtgtgtgttagagagagtgtgagtgagtgtgtttcACCTTGACAGAGTTGTAGAACGCCTCGAACACTCCGACACTCTTGGAGCTCAGCTGCAGGTTCACCAGCCCGTCCAGACTGAGAGAAACTCCCTGATGCTGCAGCGCGTCTTTGCTGCTGATCACCAGCACTCCGGTCAGCCGCTCCTGAAACAGTCgaaacaaacataaaactgtCGGATTTACAGCGGGAGATTCCGcagctcaaacacacactgaactcGAGTCACTCACCCCTTCATGATACACTTTATTCGCTCGTTTCAGTCTGATATCCAGTGAAACGCTCATCTTCTCTGCTCATTCTCTTCCGTGTCGCTGTCACATGATCGCTGGCGTCATCTGGAGGGGCGTGTCTCTGTGCGCACGGAGTTTTAACCTTTATTAAAGCTTTTTATATATGCAAGTAATTTAGAGAGTTTTAAGGTTGCTTAATCGCACTTataatcaaaatattattacacaaaaactctttattttgcataaaaacTCCAATCTTTACTACATGTTCATCAGAAGCAACAGGTTTTACATTCTTTGAAACGAACCATTCGTACGTTCTGCGTCCTGAGAAGAAACGCAACGATAGGTTGTTTGTACATGACGTCATTGCTACAGCGCGAAATGCGGCTCGAGGGcaggagtgatttttctatataggaatcttaccaaaaactcaaaaaaatgtgttttgcgTCTATGGGTGCTCAAATCGATCAAACCAAGAACCCACAAGGAGATTTTATCGTTTACATAACTTATATcgatttttaactttaaaagttgtcgcCTTTTATAGCgctgatactgaaatgaatatggatacctgcttacctttttgtttttgacttggttaaatattcacattcttcatgctatcgtttgcagggaagagaagatattttttcccattaaatgataatttggtgttttcagttttgtagaaatccgttcacaatgttgatctggttaccgtGGAAACAGTGTCACGCGCTGCTGCTTTAGAcatcatatggtagaaaatgtccaaataaaaaaaaaagtgttcaacaagctgacagaagtcgatccatttctttgttgggtgtaaa
The DNA window shown above is from Ctenopharyngodon idella isolate HZGC_01 chromosome 10, HZGC01, whole genome shotgun sequence and carries:
- the vps26c gene encoding vacuolar protein sorting-associated protein 26C isoform X2; this encodes MSVSLDIRLKRANKVYHEGERLTGVLVISSKDALQHQGVSLSLDGLVNLQLSSKSVGVFEAFYNSVKPIQLVSSNMEVVKPGKFPAGRTEIPFEFPLQAKGNKVLYETYHGVFVNIQYTLRCDMRRSLLAKDLSKTCEFMVHCQPQKSKLQLNPVDFSITPETLQNRTSLPKFLIKGHLDATSCAITRPLTGELVVERSEVPIKSIELQLVRVETCGCAEGYARDATEIQNIQIAEGDVCHGLSIPIYMVFPRLFTCPTLETTNFKVEFEVNIVIVLHDDHLITENFPLKLVRV
- the vps26c gene encoding vacuolar protein sorting-associated protein 26C isoform X1; amino-acid sequence: MSVSLDIRLKRANKVYHEGERLTGVLVISSKDALQHQGVSLSLDGLVNLQLSSKSVGVFEAFYNSVKPIQLVSSNMEVVKPGKFPAGRTEIPFEFPLQAKGNKVLYETYHGVFVNIQYTLRCDMRRSLLAKDLSKTCEFMVHCQPQKSKLQLNPVDFSITPETLQNVRERTSLPKFLIKGHLDATSCAITRPLTGELVVERSEVPIKSIELQLVRVETCGCAEGYARDATEIQNIQIAEGDVCHGLSIPIYMVFPRLFTCPTLETTNFKVEFEVNIVIVLHDDHLITENFPLKLVRV